In Lysinibacillus sp. FSL M8-0337, the following proteins share a genomic window:
- a CDS encoding phage holin family protein, whose amino-acid sequence MKTDTLYTSLVGGSMAGVAYFVGGIDHLIKALVIFMAIDYILGIMVAFVVKNVDSRKALIGLFKKLAMILMVIAAVQLDLATESGNFMRNAMILFLIGMEGISMIENIGKLGLKVPKFLTNAFKQLQIDNDDKKDDKQ is encoded by the coding sequence ATGAAAACAGACACTTTATATACATCACTCGTAGGCGGCTCCATGGCGGGGGTCGCCTATTTTGTTGGTGGCATTGACCATTTAATCAAAGCATTAGTTATCTTTATGGCCATTGATTATATTTTAGGCATTATGGTTGCGTTTGTTGTGAAAAACGTTGATAGCAGAAAAGCCTTAATCGGATTGTTTAAAAAACTGGCGATGATTTTGATGGTCATTGCCGCAGTGCAACTGGATTTAGCAACAGAGAGTGGGAACTTTATGCGAAATGCCATGATTCTTTTTCTAATTGGTATGGAAGGAATCAGTATGATTGAGAATATTGGAAAGTTAGGTTTGAAAGTACCAAAGTTTTTAACGAACGCTTTTAAACAGCTACAAATCGACAATGATGATAAAAAGGATGATAAACAATGA
- a CDS encoding M15 family metallopeptidase: MSVTTTCRDLAELLPVAQTACRLLFQQCYKAGIQNIFVTETYRSQARQNYLYAQGRTRPGKIVTWTLTSNHTSRLAWDIAVAPPKPLYDVDTLTKVGAIARKLGITWGGDWARRIDRPHFEVKRNWKMPRGYKLEGQIIVPSNSKLKFQLIVKDKKEEITVANTNWNPGSPAMRTETENFIAQAVKDGIINASHLKDLRNGLMTTDRLIGLYITIQQRRSK, encoded by the coding sequence ATGAGTGTCACAACAACATGCCGAGATTTAGCTGAACTATTACCAGTGGCTCAGACAGCCTGCAGATTACTCTTTCAACAGTGCTATAAAGCAGGTATTCAAAATATCTTCGTTACAGAAACCTACCGTTCGCAAGCACGGCAAAATTATCTATATGCACAAGGGCGTACAAGACCAGGAAAAATTGTGACGTGGACACTCACAAGCAATCACACTTCACGATTAGCATGGGACATTGCAGTGGCTCCCCCTAAACCCTTATATGATGTGGATACATTAACAAAAGTCGGGGCTATAGCTCGTAAGTTAGGTATTACCTGGGGTGGTGATTGGGCACGCAGAATAGACCGTCCACATTTTGAAGTGAAACGCAATTGGAAGATGCCTAGAGGTTACAAATTAGAAGGACAAATAATCGTGCCAAGCAATAGTAAATTGAAATTCCAATTAATTGTGAAAGACAAGAAGGAGGAGATTACAGTGGCTAATACAAATTGGAATCCGGGTTCACCAGCGATGAGAACTGAAACAGAGAACTTTATTGCACAAGCAGTTAAGGATGGTATTATCAATGCTTCACACTTGAAAGATTTGCGGAATGGTCTTATGACAACGGATCGTTTAATTGGTTTGTATATTACAATTCAACAAAGACGTAGTAAATAA
- a CDS encoding phage tail protein, translating into MLVIKNFAGNQTEPFFTTSAPVFEQDTLGNLTLEFTINKSNNEDGFNLLQEESIVTAANYDFRVKQLIDNKPERKTILAISTFFDLAYQFKDKTFGGTHSSQEFVNYLFAGTGWSATIDFTETATIYKFGSKNIIQCVNQICDAFNCEFEILPNNRVHFSKSLGPDNGAQYRYGHNIKALSRKIDTTHLRTKITATGKDGLTVTHTSPNHTIWGVRIADPISDERFTNADNLLKKAKDALIDYPEVSFELDTIELLDKQLGEKVWLIYEPIDGLEIQTRILKRICIVDEVTDELKTMAVTLGNSLPRTMSDNEVDTEELIEETKEELSEVIEENKKEYKSAITQTDSRITLEVEKLNKSIASIDVKADQISLSVSNRITNEVAAINVRANQIQSTVSAQNVSIGNLNNRIGSAESSITQQSWQISQKVSTTDYNGNTIASLINQTSTTISIQASKINLVGAVRVLSDISGNLGTIHAGNIRIKEDIHMGNRLYFSDMTSVGGANGTIQLSAWNDIVYSGSRHSFNGTVDFSGARVVGLGGGGNYVSTNTLGLEITQSSNNARTIVFKRYGRDLGTITLR; encoded by the coding sequence ATGCTAGTCATTAAAAACTTTGCTGGAAATCAGACAGAGCCTTTTTTCACAACATCTGCACCAGTATTCGAACAAGATACTCTAGGTAATTTAACGCTTGAATTCACAATCAATAAATCAAATAACGAAGATGGATTTAACCTTCTTCAAGAAGAGTCAATTGTCACAGCAGCTAATTATGATTTTCGAGTAAAACAATTAATTGATAATAAGCCAGAACGCAAAACGATCCTTGCCATCTCGACATTTTTTGACTTAGCATATCAATTTAAAGATAAAACTTTTGGTGGCACTCATAGTAGTCAAGAGTTTGTGAACTACTTGTTTGCTGGTACAGGTTGGAGCGCGACTATAGACTTCACGGAAACTGCAACCATCTATAAGTTTGGTTCAAAAAACATCATCCAGTGTGTCAATCAAATCTGTGATGCCTTCAATTGTGAATTTGAGATATTGCCTAATAACCGAGTGCATTTCAGTAAATCACTTGGGCCGGACAACGGCGCACAGTACCGCTATGGTCATAACATCAAAGCACTTAGCCGAAAGATTGATACCACTCATCTACGAACAAAAATTACAGCAACAGGTAAAGATGGTTTGACTGTAACCCACACATCACCAAATCACACAATTTGGGGTGTCCGTATCGCTGATCCAATTAGTGACGAGCGATTTACCAATGCAGATAACCTGTTAAAAAAGGCTAAGGATGCCCTTATTGATTATCCAGAAGTATCGTTTGAGCTCGATACAATCGAATTATTAGATAAACAGTTAGGTGAAAAGGTATGGCTGATTTACGAGCCGATTGATGGGCTAGAGATACAGACTCGAATACTTAAACGTATTTGTATTGTAGATGAGGTTACAGACGAGTTAAAGACTATGGCTGTCACACTAGGCAACTCATTACCTCGCACAATGTCCGATAACGAGGTGGATACGGAGGAGCTTATCGAAGAGACAAAAGAAGAGCTAAGTGAAGTTATCGAGGAAAATAAAAAGGAATATAAGTCGGCCATCACACAAACTGATAGCCGTATTACCCTTGAGGTAGAAAAGCTCAATAAATCGATCGCATCAATTGATGTGAAAGCCGACCAGATTAGTCTATCAGTGAGTAATCGAATTACAAATGAAGTGGCTGCTATTAATGTTCGTGCTAATCAAATACAGTCAACAGTAAGTGCTCAAAACGTTTCCATTGGCAATTTAAATAACCGTATAGGGAGCGCTGAAAGTAGTATTACACAGCAATCTTGGCAAATCAGTCAAAAGGTAAGTACAACCGATTACAATGGCAATACCATTGCATCTTTAATTAATCAAACATCCACCACAATTAGTATTCAAGCCTCAAAAATTAATCTTGTAGGCGCAGTCAGGGTTCTTTCAGACATAAGTGGCAATTTGGGGACAATTCATGCGGGTAACATTCGTATTAAAGAAGATATTCACATGGGAAATAGACTCTACTTTAGTGATATGACTTCTGTGGGTGGTGCGAATGGGACGATTCAATTAAGCGCTTGGAATGACATCGTATATAGCGGATCACGACACTCTTTTAATGGAACAGTTGATTTTAGTGGAGCAAGAGTAGTAGGCCTTGGCGGTGGAGGAAATTATGTAAGTACTAACACGCTTGGTCTAGAAATAACGCAAAGTTCAAACAATGCAAGAACGATAGTTTTTAAACGATATGGCCGGGATTTGGGTACGATTACATTAAGATAA